From Pelagicoccus sp. SDUM812003, a single genomic window includes:
- a CDS encoding glycosyltransferase family 4 protein — protein MFPRWQGDATPAFVLNSAKDIATFGHDVRVIAPHFPHGPLDSNEAGISVRRYRYAWPSKLETLCYEGGMLVRLRQSPFKKALLPLFAISQYLVTKQELRRYQPDIVHAHSLLPQGWLAAKALGRNRSIPLVVSTHGNDVFGLQGRYMKLKRQTAKRADMIIANSRATLRRVNEFCSSEKLTIIPASPNEASLRPSRKTRDANEGPVILFAGRLIPEKGVELLLDIFPAVREQIPSAKLVICGDGPLANTVRTTLARWKSPQNATYLGWIPNELIIEQFAQADLAIVPSQPQPGGWEEAQGLVAVEAMSAGAIVVASRIGGLAESIIHGETGFLVEPNDRKEWTRTIISTLRAPAGQQALWKDNARRRYLTEFSREASAKKTLTLYQSLDAQRAAPSPPQ, from the coding sequence GTGTTTCCGAGATGGCAGGGAGACGCCACGCCGGCGTTCGTGCTGAATTCAGCGAAGGACATAGCGACTTTCGGACACGATGTCAGAGTGATTGCGCCGCACTTTCCACACGGCCCCCTCGACAGCAACGAAGCGGGCATATCAGTTCGCCGGTACCGCTACGCATGGCCCTCCAAGCTCGAAACACTGTGTTACGAAGGCGGCATGCTAGTACGGCTGCGCCAATCCCCGTTCAAGAAAGCCCTTCTGCCGCTTTTCGCCATCAGCCAGTACCTTGTCACCAAGCAGGAGCTGCGAAGATATCAGCCGGACATCGTTCACGCTCATTCTCTCCTCCCGCAAGGTTGGCTGGCAGCAAAAGCGCTCGGGCGAAACCGATCGATTCCTCTCGTAGTCAGCACCCATGGGAACGACGTGTTCGGACTGCAAGGGCGATACATGAAACTCAAACGCCAAACCGCGAAACGAGCCGACATGATCATCGCCAACAGCCGCGCCACCCTCCGGCGCGTCAATGAATTTTGCAGTTCGGAAAAGCTGACAATCATCCCCGCATCCCCCAACGAGGCTTCGCTACGGCCCTCCCGAAAAACTCGCGACGCCAACGAAGGTCCGGTCATCCTTTTCGCTGGACGCCTCATACCGGAAAAGGGAGTCGAGCTGCTACTAGACATCTTTCCTGCCGTCCGCGAACAGATTCCTTCCGCGAAGCTTGTCATCTGCGGCGACGGCCCGCTCGCCAACACGGTTCGCACGACACTCGCTAGATGGAAGTCACCCCAAAACGCCACCTACCTCGGATGGATACCGAACGAACTCATCATCGAGCAATTCGCTCAAGCCGATCTGGCAATCGTGCCCAGCCAACCGCAACCAGGCGGCTGGGAGGAAGCCCAAGGTCTCGTAGCCGTAGAGGCGATGTCGGCTGGAGCCATCGTGGTCGCGTCTAGGATCGGGGGGCTCGCGGAATCGATCATCCACGGCGAAACTGGCTTCCTCGTGGAGCCAAACGATCGGAAGGAATGGACGAGAACCATAATTTCGACGCTTAGAGCGCCCGCAGGCCAACAAGCTCTGTGGAAGGACAATGCCAGAAGGCGCTACCTGACCGAGTTCAGCCGAGAGGCCAGCGCGAAAAAAACGCTCACGCTGTATCAGAGCCTCGACGCGCAGCGCGCCGCCCCTTCACCACCTCAGTGA